The Candidatus Zixiibacteriota bacterium genome includes a window with the following:
- a CDS encoding RNA-binding protein, whose amino-acid sequence MNIYIGNLSYNTTEERLREAFESYGQVSSVKIITDRETGRPRGFGFVEMDNQDEGMAAISGLNGQELDGRALNVNEARQRESRGGGRGGGGYRGRN is encoded by the coding sequence ATGAACATCTACATCGGCAATCTGTCGTACAACACGACGGAAGAGAGACTGCGTGAGGCTTTTGAGAGTTACGGCCAGGTCTCAAGCGTAAAGATTATCACTGACCGCGAGACCGGTCGGCCGCGTGGCTTCGGGTTTGTCGAGATGGACAACCAGGACGAAGGCATGGCGGCTATCTCCGGCCTGAATGGCCAGGAACTCGATGGTCGTGCTCTGAACGTTAACGAAGCTCGTCAGCGCGAAAGTCGCGGTGGCGGTCGTGGAGGTGGCGGATACCGCGGTCGTAATTAA
- a CDS encoding S8 family peptidase, whose amino-acid sequence MKKHLLAFAAMALTLIMVWGCSESPTGSDVVNNDASQAAFNGAERVNLLVVFEKGHRPDAALKAMGGEIKQEFKHVPIVYVSIPSSSRTALSNNPNVLYVEEEMMRDYVTQTLDWGVDRTDAEYVWTNTVYNGSGINVGVLDSGGDMDHPDLTWAGGYSAINDNVNDWEDKVGHGTHCAGIISADNNDIGVVGIAPNVNIYAVQVGGRRLSTLDIIEGIDWVIATHYDADPNNDINVINMSFSGGGSTSEETALIEAYNEGILCIAAAGNDGGAVAAPANYDCVMAIAASTSTDGIAYFSNYGPEIELIAPGYNIYSTYKRGGYTTMSGTSMACPMVVGAAALAWSAHPGYTNVQIRNLLTSTAEDIGLTAYQQGSGLVDAENATLGSTLGDN is encoded by the coding sequence ATGAAGAAGCATCTGCTGGCTTTTGCGGCTATGGCGCTTACCCTGATTATGGTATGGGGCTGCTCCGAATCTCCGACCGGTTCCGATGTCGTGAACAATGACGCTTCACAAGCAGCCTTTAACGGGGCTGAGAGAGTTAACCTGCTGGTAGTTTTCGAAAAGGGTCATCGTCCCGATGCCGCTCTCAAGGCAATGGGCGGCGAGATTAAACAGGAATTCAAACATGTCCCGATCGTTTATGTGTCTATCCCGTCTTCGTCTCGAACGGCCTTAAGCAACAATCCCAATGTCCTGTATGTCGAGGAAGAAATGATGCGCGACTATGTGACGCAGACTCTCGACTGGGGTGTTGATCGCACCGATGCGGAATATGTCTGGACGAACACGGTTTATAACGGCTCCGGTATCAATGTCGGCGTATTGGATTCCGGTGGTGATATGGATCACCCCGACCTTACCTGGGCCGGCGGTTATTCAGCCATCAACGACAACGTCAATGACTGGGAAGATAAAGTCGGTCACGGCACTCATTGTGCCGGCATCATCTCGGCCGACAACAATGACATAGGCGTCGTCGGCATAGCTCCGAACGTCAATATCTACGCCGTTCAGGTGGGTGGCCGTCGTCTCTCCACGCTGGACATCATCGAGGGAATCGACTGGGTCATTGCAACGCATTACGACGCCGATCCCAACAACGATATCAATGTCATTAATATGAGTTTCTCGGGCGGCGGTTCTACCTCCGAAGAAACCGCTCTGATCGAAGCCTACAACGAAGGTATTCTGTGCATTGCCGCGGCCGGCAACGACGGCGGTGCCGTAGCGGCTCCGGCCAATTACGATTGTGTCATGGCCATAGCCGCTTCAACCTCCACTGACGGCATAGCTTATTTCTCGAATTATGGCCCGGAGATCGAGTTGATCGCTCCCGGCTATAACATCTATTCGACCTATAAGCGGGGTGGGTATACAACCATGAGTGGGACCTCCATGGCTTGTCCGATGGTGGTCGGAGCGGCGGCTCTGGCCTGGTCGGCACACCCCGGTTATACTAATGTCCAGATTCGCAACCTCCTGACCTCAACGGCGGAGGATATTGGTCTTACCGCCTACCAGCAGGGAAGCGGACTGGTCGATGCCGAGAATGCGACTCTGGGCAGCACCCTGGGAGACAACTGA
- a CDS encoding bifunctional methionine sulfoxide reductase B/A protein, whose amino-acid sequence MRFDEVQAKDVNMSYRELTQEEKRIIIDKGTETPFSGKYYDFHGVGTYACRQCGALLYRSDDKFEAGCGWPSFDDAIEGAVKRTVDADGFRTEITCAACGAHLGHVFEGEGFTVRNTRHCVNSISLDFIPATPEVDTSVAYFAGGCFWGVEYLFEDMKGVLSVRSGYMGGSLENPSYEQVCTGRTGHAEAVEVKYDPAVTDYETLARFFFEIHDPTQRDRQGPDIGNQYRSAAFYTSAEQKDTLQKLVGLLRDKGCEIATEIVEASAFYPAEAYHQDYYRRTGRMPYCHFYKKRF is encoded by the coding sequence ATGCGATTCGATGAGGTCCAGGCAAAGGATGTAAATATGTCGTACCGAGAACTTACTCAGGAAGAAAAGCGAATCATTATCGACAAAGGGACGGAGACTCCTTTCAGTGGTAAGTACTACGATTTCCACGGAGTCGGCACGTACGCTTGTCGACAATGCGGCGCACTGCTGTATCGGTCGGATGATAAATTCGAGGCCGGCTGCGGCTGGCCGAGCTTCGACGACGCGATTGAGGGAGCCGTCAAGCGCACCGTCGACGCCGACGGCTTCCGTACGGAAATAACCTGCGCCGCGTGCGGAGCACATCTTGGGCATGTGTTCGAAGGAGAAGGATTCACCGTCAGGAATACGCGGCATTGCGTCAATTCCATCTCTCTCGATTTTATCCCGGCGACTCCCGAGGTCGATACAAGTGTGGCCTATTTTGCGGGGGGATGTTTCTGGGGAGTGGAATATCTGTTTGAAGACATGAAAGGCGTTCTCTCGGTGCGCTCGGGTTATATGGGCGGGAGTCTGGAAAACCCTTCCTATGAACAGGTCTGCACCGGACGTACCGGACATGCCGAAGCGGTCGAGGTCAAATACGATCCGGCCGTTACCGACTACGAAACCCTGGCCCGATTCTTTTTCGAGATTCACGATCCCACCCAGCGTGATCGTCAGGGACCCGATATCGGTAACCAGTATCGTTCGGCAGCGTTTTACACATCGGCTGAACAAAAAGATACGCTGCAGAAACTGGTCGGCCTTCTTCGGGACAAGGGATGCGAAATCGCCACGGAGATAGTTGAGGCTTCAGCATTCTATCCGGCTGAGGCGTATCATCAGGACTACTATCGGCGCACGGGCAGAATGCCGTACTGCCATTTCTATAAAAAACGCTTCTGA
- a CDS encoding T9SS type A sorting domain-containing protein, with the protein MTIMGNALLKCAMSTFVCVCLALIVGAAPVVADVVISGNTLAAYTVMSYYDGGNQSVNCDATGYYQITVPSGWSGTVTPSNPVWPNLVFNPTSRGYTNVTNNTPSQNYSFTEYYPTISGNAGAAGVTLSYTDVTAKTASADASGNYSFTVSYEWSGTVTPSKTGCTFSPTSKSYDSLVTDQTGQDYIADFTNVTISGNAGVAGATLSYTDGTAQVDTADGLGDYSFTVSYEWTGTVTPSKTGYTFSPTSHSYTSITSNQTGQDFTAALNTYTISGNAGVGGVIFNYTIDETDHYVDTADGDGNYAIEVNHGVYLFMVPSKTGYEFDPPVLGLYGVSENMSNADFIATPLFCTISGNAGIAGAILSYTDSTAKADTADGEGDYSFTVLSNWSGTVTPSKTAYEFTPASRTYNEISTNQTEQDYTAARAYYTISGNAGVADAVLSWTDVLDKTATADSLGDYTIQVSPDWSGTVRPSLTGYHFAPTGYNYNWVAEDHVDQDFVAEVIMLTISGWIHTATDLGIEGVALSGFPDTTVVTAADGLYTTEVAYNWSGTVTPGLTDYSFEPTEIEFDSVITDQTDQDFVGVLLSVGVDDEIQSGLPGQYNLSQNYPNPFNPITSIGFALPEATHVRLSVYNSLGQRVAMLIDQPLPVGYHQIDWDGSTPGGHRLSSGMYFYRLETGQYVETRKMILLK; encoded by the coding sequence ATGACTATCATGGGGAATGCATTGTTGAAATGCGCTATGTCGACGTTTGTCTGCGTCTGTTTGGCGCTGATCGTGGGCGCAGCGCCCGTTGTGGCCGATGTGGTCATCTCGGGCAACACCCTCGCGGCCTACACTGTAATGAGTTATTATGATGGCGGTAACCAGTCTGTTAATTGCGATGCTACCGGCTATTACCAGATCACCGTGCCGTCAGGCTGGTCCGGTACAGTTACTCCCAGCAATCCGGTCTGGCCGAATTTGGTTTTCAATCCGACTTCTCGCGGGTATACCAACGTCACTAATAACACTCCTTCGCAAAATTACAGTTTCACTGAGTACTACCCGACCATCTCCGGCAATGCCGGCGCAGCGGGAGTTACGCTCAGTTATACCGACGTGACGGCCAAAACCGCTTCGGCCGATGCTTCGGGCAACTATTCCTTCACCGTGTCCTACGAATGGAGCGGTACGGTAACGCCAAGCAAGACCGGCTGTACTTTCAGCCCAACCAGTAAGTCGTACGACTCCCTGGTCACCGACCAGACCGGGCAGGACTATATTGCTGACTTCACCAACGTCACCATTTCAGGCAACGCCGGAGTGGCGGGGGCTACGCTCAGCTATACCGACGGGACGGCTCAGGTCGATACCGCCGACGGTTTGGGGGATTATTCCTTCACCGTGTCTTACGAATGGACCGGCACGGTAACGCCGAGCAAGACCGGCTATACTTTTAGCCCCACATCTCATTCTTATACCAGTATAACGTCGAATCAGACCGGCCAGGATTTCACCGCCGCCTTGAACACCTACACCATCTCCGGCAACGCCGGAGTCGGCGGAGTAATTTTCAACTACACCATTGATGAGACCGATCACTACGTAGATACCGCCGATGGGGACGGCAACTACGCAATTGAGGTGAACCATGGAGTTTACCTGTTTATGGTCCCAAGCAAAACGGGCTACGAGTTCGATCCGCCCGTTCTCGGTCTTTATGGCGTGTCGGAAAATATGTCCAACGCCGATTTCATCGCGACACCTTTATTCTGCACTATCTCCGGTAATGCCGGGATCGCCGGTGCAATCCTGAGTTACACCGATAGCACGGCCAAGGCAGATACGGCCGACGGCGAAGGAGACTATTCATTCACCGTTCTGAGTAACTGGTCCGGTACCGTCACTCCGTCCAAAACCGCCTATGAGTTCACTCCGGCAAGTCGAACTTACAACGAGATCAGCACCAATCAAACCGAGCAGGACTACACGGCCGCCAGGGCTTATTATACGATCAGCGGCAATGCCGGGGTGGCTGACGCCGTTCTTTCATGGACCGATGTTCTGGACAAGACCGCCACGGCCGACAGTCTGGGCGATTACACCATACAGGTTTCACCGGATTGGTCCGGGACTGTTCGACCGTCCCTGACCGGCTACCATTTCGCACCGACCGGTTACAACTACAACTGGGTGGCGGAGGACCATGTCGATCAGGACTTCGTTGCCGAAGTAATCATGTTGACCATCTCCGGGTGGATCCACACTGCGACCGATCTCGGCATCGAGGGCGTCGCTCTGAGCGGGTTCCCCGATACAACGGTCGTAACGGCAGCCGATGGTCTCTACACTACCGAAGTGGCATACAACTGGTCGGGCACAGTGACGCCCGGTCTGACCGACTACTCGTTCGAACCGACTGAAATAGAATTTGACTCGGTGATAACCGATCAGACCGATCAGGACTTTGTCGGTGTGCTGCTAAGCGTCGGGGTGGACGATGAGATTCAATCCGGCCTTCCCGGGCAATACAATCTTTCCCAGAATTATCCGAATCCCTTCAATCCGATCACTTCGATTGGATTCGCTTTGCCGGAGGCTACCCATGTCCGCCTCAGTGTCTACAACAGTCTCGGTCAGAGAGTGGCAATGTTAATCGATCAGCCGCTGCCGGTCGGATATCACCAGATCGATTGGGACGGCTCAACACCGGGAGGACACCGGCTCTCCTCGGGGATGTATTTCTATCGCCTTGAGACCGGACAATATGTCGAGACCAGGAAGATGATTCTTTTGAAATGA
- a CDS encoding prolyl oligopeptidase family serine peptidase, whose product MNCRVGTLSLGVVMLLMSGLLGAGCSGNKPTPPDTRIEPVTDVYHGVEVVDNYRWLENGDDPEVKAWDIEQDRYTRSILDAVPYRSTLEEELRQLYDNSASEYSQFVSVGDKLFALKLQPPKDQDMLVRLESPLDSTGERIIVDPNEIDSSGRTAIDFFSVSHDGSLVAVSMSEGGTEDGNVSVYRVEDGRRLTDYVTGVNGPTAGGDVAWLSDNSGFFYTRYPHPGERPDEDLRFYQQVYFHRLGTPEEEDHYVIGKEFPSIAEIEFETSPDGRYIVAVVANGDGGEYDHWLRQPNGQWERVTRFEDEITTARFDDKNRLCLLSSKNADMRQILRLPAGATNLAKARTVVTESDAVIEEFLPTDNRIYVVEMIGGPMQLRVYDDNGAFQKEVPIRPVSAVSSLTRLEGDRVMYYNSSYVEPGARFVYEAAENRSLPTTYVEHSPADFSNVEVSRETAVSRDGTAVPMTILKRRGTKLDGSNPTILYGYGGYGLSETPGLQESISLWLNRGGIYVYANIRGGAEFGEQWHKQGYLTDKQNVFDDFAACAQHLIDSGYTLPERLAIRGGSNGGLLVGAVMVQHPELFKAVVCEKGVLDALRSEFEPNGVFNTTEFGSVRDPEQFKALYAYSPYANVKDGVNYPDVLFTADVNDGRVDASNSRKMTARLQAVKANRGLTLLRIGAGMGHGMGMSSSDRIAQDADVYTFLFDRLGLLCK is encoded by the coding sequence ATGAATTGTCGAGTCGGGACTCTAAGTCTGGGAGTGGTCATGTTGTTGATGTCTGGATTGTTGGGAGCCGGTTGTAGCGGAAACAAACCAACGCCGCCTGATACCAGAATCGAACCGGTAACCGATGTTTATCATGGTGTCGAGGTCGTTGACAATTATCGCTGGCTCGAGAACGGTGATGATCCCGAAGTCAAAGCTTGGGATATCGAACAGGACCGGTATACACGTTCAATTTTGGATGCCGTTCCGTACCGCTCGACCCTGGAAGAAGAACTTCGACAGTTGTACGATAACTCCGCCTCGGAATACTCCCAATTCGTTTCTGTCGGCGACAAACTTTTTGCGCTCAAGCTGCAACCGCCCAAAGATCAAGATATGTTGGTGCGGCTCGAGTCGCCGCTGGATTCGACCGGCGAACGAATCATCGTCGATCCCAACGAAATCGACAGCTCCGGTCGGACCGCGATCGATTTCTTCTCGGTCTCGCATGACGGGAGTCTGGTGGCGGTGTCGATGTCCGAGGGAGGCACTGAGGACGGTAACGTCTCGGTTTATCGAGTCGAGGACGGCCGCCGCCTGACGGACTACGTTACCGGTGTCAACGGTCCCACCGCCGGGGGAGATGTGGCCTGGCTGTCCGACAACTCCGGTTTTTTCTACACTCGTTATCCCCATCCGGGTGAACGACCGGATGAGGACCTGCGCTTCTATCAGCAAGTCTATTTTCATCGTCTAGGTACGCCTGAAGAGGAAGACCACTATGTGATCGGGAAGGAGTTTCCGAGCATCGCCGAGATAGAATTCGAAACCTCACCCGACGGTAGATATATCGTTGCGGTTGTGGCCAACGGCGACGGCGGTGAATACGATCATTGGCTGCGCCAACCGAACGGTCAATGGGAACGTGTCACGCGATTCGAAGATGAAATCACTACCGCCAGGTTCGACGATAAGAACCGGCTCTGTCTGCTCTCCAGCAAAAATGCCGACATGAGGCAGATTCTTCGCCTCCCCGCCGGTGCGACGAATCTCGCCAAAGCCAGGACGGTTGTCACCGAGAGCGATGCCGTGATCGAGGAATTCCTGCCGACCGACAACCGGATTTATGTTGTCGAAATGATCGGGGGACCGATGCAACTGCGGGTGTACGACGACAACGGCGCATTTCAGAAGGAAGTCCCGATTCGCCCGGTTTCAGCGGTCAGTTCGTTGACACGTTTGGAAGGCGATCGCGTCATGTACTACAATTCATCCTATGTCGAACCCGGCGCACGTTTCGTGTACGAAGCCGCCGAGAACAGATCGCTCCCGACTACTTACGTTGAACATTCACCGGCCGATTTCTCCAACGTTGAGGTAAGTCGCGAGACCGCCGTTTCCAGGGACGGTACGGCGGTGCCGATGACTATCCTCAAGCGCCGGGGTACGAAACTCGACGGCTCCAATCCGACCATCCTCTACGGTTATGGCGGTTACGGCCTGAGTGAAACGCCGGGTCTTCAGGAGTCGATCAGCCTGTGGTTGAATCGTGGCGGTATTTACGTTTATGCCAACATTCGCGGCGGGGCCGAGTTCGGTGAGCAATGGCATAAGCAGGGATATTTGACCGACAAGCAAAACGTGTTCGATGACTTCGCCGCCTGCGCCCAACACCTGATCGACTCCGGCTACACTTTACCGGAACGACTCGCCATCCGGGGCGGCAGCAACGGCGGGCTTCTTGTCGGCGCGGTTATGGTTCAGCATCCGGAATTGTTCAAAGCGGTGGTGTGTGAAAAGGGAGTGCTCGATGCTCTCCGCTCCGAATTCGAACCCAACGGCGTGTTCAACACCACCGAGTTCGGATCGGTCAGGGATCCCGAGCAGTTCAAAGCGCTGTATGCATATTCGCCTTATGCCAACGTCAAGGACGGCGTGAACTATCCCGATGTTTTGTTCACGGCCGATGTCAACGATGGCCGTGTCGATGCCTCCAATTCGCGCAAGATGACGGCTCGCCTTCAGGCGGTCAAAGCCAACCGGGGACTCACTCTGCTGAGAATCGGCGCCGGTATGGGGCACGGTATGGGGATGTCCTCGTCGGATCGGATCGCTCAGGATGCCGATGTTTACACCTTCCTGTTCGACCGATTGGGCCTGCTGTGTAAATGA
- a CDS encoding acyl-CoA thioesterase yields the protein MESKKISQSRAVKAMLVLPPDSNTLGTMFGGMVMKYIDDIASISAYRHARQQVVTASTDSVDFLYPINVGQMICLESFVTWTHHTSMEIYVSIVSEDLKTGERRVCASSFLTFVAIDEHGKTQAVPEAIPETDFEKELHRTAPERFQRRLERKAHSKELAQRFPIHRLRTGEV from the coding sequence ATGGAATCGAAGAAGATATCTCAGTCTCGCGCGGTCAAGGCGATGCTGGTTCTGCCGCCTGACTCCAACACCCTTGGGACCATGTTCGGCGGCATGGTGATGAAATACATTGACGACATTGCCTCGATCTCGGCGTATCGCCATGCCCGGCAACAGGTGGTAACCGCCTCGACCGACTCGGTCGATTTTCTCTATCCGATCAATGTCGGCCAGATGATCTGCCTCGAGTCGTTCGTCACCTGGACCCATCATACTTCGATGGAAATCTACGTCAGTATTGTCAGCGAGGATTTGAAAACCGGCGAACGACGGGTATGTGCCTCATCGTTTCTGACCTTTGTTGCAATCGACGAGCACGGGAAAACGCAGGCAGTCCCGGAGGCGATCCCCGAGACTGATTTCGAAAAAGAACTTCATCGTACCGCTCCGGAGCGGTTCCAGCGCCGTCTGGAGCGTAAAGCTCACTCGAAGGAACTGGCGCAACGTTTCCCGATCCACCGGCTCCGGACCGGCGAAGTCTGA
- a CDS encoding RDD family protein, with the protein MSEYRYVGLWPRFAALVIDFIALSLVFFPVTRLVKGTWMMTAADHRWSYGLFITDPLCLIFLVVIMLYFVLTEGLVGGTIGKRLLRIKVIDPQGNVPGPGRSLIRNLLRIVDALPVLNLLGVWLIVRSTERARFGDRIAGTRVVNRD; encoded by the coding sequence ATGAGTGAATACCGTTATGTCGGTCTTTGGCCGCGCTTCGCGGCGTTGGTGATTGATTTCATCGCACTGAGTCTGGTTTTCTTCCCGGTGACCCGGCTGGTCAAGGGAACCTGGATGATGACCGCCGCCGATCATCGCTGGAGCTACGGCCTTTTCATTACCGATCCCCTGTGCCTGATTTTCCTGGTCGTGATCATGCTCTATTTCGTGTTGACGGAGGGACTGGTTGGCGGGACGATCGGCAAACGATTGTTGCGGATCAAGGTGATCGACCCGCAAGGCAACGTGCCCGGCCCCGGACGATCCCTGATCCGAAACCTGTTGCGAATCGTGGATGCTCTGCCGGTACTTAATCTCCTCGGTGTCTGGCTGATCGTGAGGTCGACCGAACGCGCCCGATTCGGCGACCGGATCGCCGGGACGCGAGTGGTAAACCGGGATTAA
- a CDS encoding ferritin: MALEAMPELREKLSPETINKHRALASLIEELEAVDWYMQRADACDNPTLKEIMAHNRDEELEHAAMLIEWLRRNDKAFEKELKDYLFTDKEIGHH; the protein is encoded by the coding sequence ATGGCCCTGGAAGCAATGCCCGAACTTCGCGAGAAACTCAGCCCGGAAACGATCAATAAGCATCGGGCGCTGGCATCCCTGATCGAGGAACTGGAGGCGGTCGACTGGTATATGCAACGCGCCGATGCCTGCGACAATCCGACGTTGAAGGAAATCATGGCCCATAACCGCGACGAAGAGTTAGAGCATGCCGCGATGTTGATCGAATGGCTGCGTCGAAACGACAAGGCCTTCGAGAAAGAACTCAAGGATTATCTCTTCACGGATAAAGAAATCGGCCATCATTGA